TAGTACCAATGCATATTTACTTCTTTTTGCTTCCTCTCTAATGAGCATTTCGGAGGAAGCACTGCCAATCTCTTCGTCGGTGTTCCAAAAAAAGACGAGCTTATTTTTGGGCGAGAGATTGTGTTCCATCATGGCGCGCAGGGCGAAATAGCTAAAAACGATCCCTGCTTTCATGTCGTATGTACCAGGCCCATAGAGTCGGCCATTTTCCTCGCGACAAGGCTCAACGGCTAATGTTCCAATCTCTTTTACGGTATCGAAGTGACCGAGAATGAGGATTTGCTCGTCGCCATCTCCATACTCCATTCGCAGCTGATTTCCGTATTGTTCTTGTGGCAAGCTCTCTACCCGACACCCCAATTGGCGAAAGCGTTCGGCAATCAGGCTGCCCAATCGATCGACAGCTTGCTTGTTATGGGTGGGTGTTTCCATCTCTACATATGTACGCAGTTCCTCGATAATTTCTGGGAGTTGCTGCTGAAAATAGGACGTCCAGTTTTTCTCCATGTCAGCCTCCTGTAATTCCTTTTACTAGCACTATAAAGCCTTGTTTGCTTTTCTGCCACTAAAATAAAGATTTGTACATAAAATTCTGTATATTCGGTGTTTAAAATGTAAGTAAAAAATGATTGAAATTGTTCAGATTATGAGTAAAATAATCATTGTGATGCATAAATATAAGTTTTCATGCAAATTAATGCTACGAATAGACTGCTTTATGCTTAAAAATCATAACAACGGGGGTTCATCATGAAGAAAACAAAATCATTTATTACTTTGGCACTTACTTCTATGCTTGCGGCAGTCGTGATCGCTGGATGCGGTACAGGCAATCAAACCGCAACAGGACAAGCACCTGCACCTTCTGCTGGCGATAAGAAAACATTGGTTATGGCTACTTCTGCTGACTATAAGCCATATGAATATCACGACCTGAGCAGCGGAAAAGATGAGATTGTCGGCTTTGACATTGATATCGCGAAATATATTGCAAAAGAGCTCGGCTATGAACTGCAAATCAATGACATGAACTTTGACGGACTTATTCCGGCACTGCAAACGAAACGCGCGGACTTCGTTATGGCTGGCATGACAGCAACACCTGAGCGCGAGAAGAACGCTGATTTCTCCACCATCTATTACGATGCGAAAAATACGATCGTAGCAAAGAAAGACAGCAATCTGACCAAGCCTGAGCAATTGGCTGGCAAAAAAGTGGCGGTACAGCTCGGTTCTATTCAGGAAGGGGCAGCAAAGGAGATTGCAAAGACTGTTTCCGGCTTGCAGATCACTTCACTGAACAAGCTACCTGAGATTGTCGAAGAAGTAAAAGCGGGCCGTGTAGATGCTGCTATTATCGAGGACACGGTAGCGAAAGGCTTCGTGGAAAACAATGACACTCTGCAATTCACCACTCTGGAAGAAAACGAACAGAATGGCTCTGCTGTTGCGTTTCCACAAGGATCGCCACACGTAGAGAAATTTAATGAAGTCATTAAAAAGATGCAAGAAAACGGAGAAATGGACAAGCTGATTAAAAAATGGTTCGGTCAATAATCTCTCCAGGCAACGAATAATAACGGTATAAGCAGCAAGAGGGGAGAATGGGCATGAATTTGGATTTTGCACAAATCGTGCCCTATATTCCTTTCATATTGGAAGGGATAAAGGGCACGCTACTTGTTACTTTGATTTCGGTTGTATTGGGATTTTTCTGGGGCTCCATCCTCGCACTTATTAAAATTTCGAATGTGAAATTGCTAAACTGGATCGCGGTTGCCTATACGTCTGTTTTCCGCGGGACACCTTTGATTTTGCAGCTGACCTTTGTTTATTTTGCAACGCCACAGCTTACTGGCTACAACATTTCTCAATTGGAAGCAGCTGTACTGACGTTTACACTAAACTCAGGTGCATACATTTCTGAGACGATTCGCGGTGGGATTTTGGCGGTGGATAAAGGGCAGTGGGAAGCGGCCAAGGCGCTTGGTGTACCATATCACCGGATGATGCTCGACATTATTTTGCCGCAGGCTGTCAAAAATATCTTGCCTGCACTTGTCAATGAAACGATTGCGCTCTTGAAGGAATCTGCACTCGTTTCTACGATTGGTCTTGCAGACATCATGCAGAACGCGAATGTGGTTAAAGGCACCATCTTCCGCTATTTTGAGCCATACATGATCGCCGGTACCCTGTACTATGTCATGGTTATGATCCTGACTTGGGTAGCTCGCGTGCTGGAACGGAGGATGAGACTCAGTGATTAAGATCGATAACATTACGAAGTCATTTGGGCAACTGAATGTATTGAAGGGCATCACGACGAACATCGGTAAAGGTGAGGTTGTCGCCATTATCGGTCCATCTGGATCGGGGAAGTCAACGCTATTGCGTTGCATCAACCTCATGGAGACACCAACGACGGGTACAATTACGATCAACGGACAGGAAATTACAGCTCCAAAGGCTGACGTGATGGGCATTCGTCAGCAAATCGGGATGGTTTTCCAGCATTTTCACCTGTTTCCGCATATGACTGTATTGAAAAACTTGACCTATGCTCCCATGAAAGTAAAAGGCATGTCTGCGGCAGAAGCAGAACAAAAGGCGAGAGAGCTATTGGCACGCGTAGGGTTAGCAGACAAAGCGGATGTCTTTCCATCACGCTTGTCAGGCGGTCAGAAGCAGCGTGTAGCCATTGCCCGTTCGCTGGTGATGGAGCCACAAATCATGCTGTTTGACGAGCCGACCTCTGCCCTCGACCCAGAGATGGTCAAGGAGGTTTTGGAGGTTATGAAGGGGCTGGCTGATAGCGGAATGACCATGGCAATCGTTACGCATGAAATGCGCTTTGCTGAAGAGGTGTCAGACCGTATTTTGTTCCTCGATGATGGTCGTCTCTTGGAGGATACGCCACCAGAAGAGTTTTTCCAAAAGCCAAGAAGTGAACGTGCCCAGCAGTTTTTGGAGAAGGTTCGGTAATACAACTAGCCGCAGTGCCGATGAGGCAGCGGCTTTTTTCTTTGACACGAGCATAGACTTGGGCTAGAATCAGAAACATTATCAGTGTAAAAAATTTTTTGTTTATTCTATTTTGAGGAGTGACTATTTTGGATCGTCAACGGTTGGTCATTTTGTTGGAAATGGCGATGATGGCGGCTCTTGCAATTGTGTTTAGTCAGATCAAGGTTTTCGATATGCCACAGGGCGGCTCTGTATCCCTGGTGATGGTGCCAATCGCGTTGATCGCTGTTCGCCGTGGACTCGCTGCTGGTGTCATTACAGGACTTGTTGTCGGATTTCTTCAATTGCTCTTGGGCAGTACAGTTGTCCATCCAGTTCAGCTGTTGCTGGATTATCCGCTCGCTTTTGGTGCGCTGGGTCTCGCTGGGCTTGTTCGCCTGTCTGGCTACGAAGGAACGAAGCAACGAATCATGGTACTGTGGAGCAGCTTGTTCATCGGCGTGATTGGACGATTTGTCTGCCATTTTCTATCCGGTATGATTTGGTTTGGCAGCTACGCGCCAGAAGGTGTACCAGTCTGGCAATATTCCCTCATTTATAACATTACGTATCTGCTGCCAGAAATGATTATCGCGGGAGTCGTCATGACAGTTGTGCTCAGCAGCGCATCGCAGCTGCTGTTCCCTGCACGCGATCGAGTCGCGTAAGAAACAGGAAAAAATCGGTATCAAGTACAAGCTATCCACATAATGTAATCAGGCAGCGAGTTCCGTTGCCTGATTTTTTACTTCTTAGGCATATACTTTTTTCATGTGGCAGGATACATGTTTATCCGACAGCAGAATATGATGTAATATGCACGTTTTTGAGAACACCTAAAGGAGGTGCGGCACGAAATGGGATTGCGCTCCTATCGCCTGCGACAGGGGGGCGCCTTGCGACGTGTTCTCGGGGTTGCGTTGGCTGTCGGGGGAATCACCATTTTCTTGTATTGGGCACCTCCGTGGGTTTGGTATAGCCTATTGGCATTAGCACTCATAGGGGCCGGCGTGTATTTGTATCGTGTGTAGTAATTTCGGTGAGGAGGGGTAGCATGCGGTTTTACACCATCAAGTTGCCGAAGTTCCTGGGTGGCATGATTCGGGGCATCATCGAGGCGTTCAACAAGAAGAAGTGAAGCTTCGGCCCCGAGCCTCCTTTGGGAGAAGAGTGGAGAAACGGGAGAAATGCAAAAAAGCACCTCGAGGGTGCTTTTTTTCGCATAGCTGAGATCAACTATACGCGAGTTACGAGACCGGATTTCAGTGCTCGAGTACTTACATAAACGCGCTTCGGTTTTCCATTTACGAGAATGCGCACTTTTTGTACGTTGACACCCCAAGTGCGGCGAGTTGCGCGCATGGAGTGGGAGCGAGCGTTTCCAGCTTTAGCAGATTTACCTGTTACAAAGCAACGACGTGCCATTACAATCCACCTCCCTTGTTACATATAAACGGGATTTCCTTTGTGGGAAATACAAATACTCGACTATATTAGCACACCATTGCTGTCAATTGCAATACTTGACAACATGATTTACCCCTACTTTCTCAACGTATGCTAAAACGCGGTCGCTCCCCCATGCTAGACTTCGATAGAGTTTTTTTATAGGGTTGATAGGATTGACAAAACGCTTCATTTCTCTTTTGTGTTAGTGTAGAATTGTAAGGAAGCATGGTTACGCTTACCTATGACGGTCAAGCTGTTTAACAGAGGAGGAGTCCTTGCATGACAGTGGAAATGAATACATCGCTAGGAAAGATCGATGTTACAGAAGATGTGATCGCACGGATCGCTGGAGGCGCGGCCATGGAAGTTTTTGGACTTGTGGGCATGGCTTCTCGCAAAGCGTTGAAAGATGGAATCGCTGAACTGTTAGGAAGAGACAACCTGAGTAAAGGTGTCGTCGTTCATAACACAAATGGCGAAGTAGTATTGGACATGCACATTATCGTCAGCTATGGCGTGAAAATTTCCGAGGTGGCAGGCAACGTTCAACGCCGTGTTCGATATACCTTGGAGCAAACAGTAGGCATTGATGTGACTGCTGTTAATATTTTTGTGCAGGGAGTTCGTACAGACAGGGATATGTAAGGAGGAACATCAGTTGGTACATACGCGTCTAGATGGCGTGCTGTTTAGCCGGATGGTTTACCTGGGGGCGAACCTTTTATCCGACAACGTCAGAGTAGTGGATGGATTAAACGTCTTTCCTGTGCCGGATGGCGATACGGGGACAAACATGAATTTGACTTTCTCTTCCGGTGTGGAGGAGCTGACTCGAAAAGAATCCCCCCGAATCACTGAATCGGCAGCTGCTTTGGCAAAAGGTCTGTTAATGGGCGCGCGCGGTAACTCCGGCGTGATTTTGTCCCAGTTATTCCGCGGCTTCAGCAAATCAGTCAATGGAAAAGATGAGGTTAACGCCCGTCAGTTTGCCGATGCCTTGAAAGCTGGTGTTGACTCTGCGTATCAGGCAGTGATGAAGCCGGTAGAAGGCACGATTTTGACTGTTGCCCGTGAAGCGGCGGAGATGGCTGTGCGTGCAGCGCGCACGTCAGATGATATTATCTCTGTCATGGAAAAAACATACGAGCAGGCGCAAGCTACGCTGTTGCGTACGCCGGAAATGCTGCCTGTTCTAAAAGAAGTGGGCGTAGTCGACTCAGGTGGACAAGGTCTCTTGTTTATTTATGAAGGGTTTTTGCGAGCATTGCGCGGGGAAGAGCTTTCCGCCGATCGTGAGCGTTCGGTACCTAAAATCGGTCAGGAAGAGCTGGACAAGCTCATTTCTGAGCAGCATAATGCACAAATCCACATGAAAACAGAAGACATCACCTACGGATACTGTACGGAGTTTATGGTTCATGTCGCGCATAGCACCGAGCCGAACAAAAAGACGTTCTCAGAAGCGCTGTTCCGCAACCATCTGGATACGATGGGCGATTCATTACTAGTCGTCTCTGATGAAGAAGTGGTCAAGGTACATATTCATGCAGAGCATCCGGGAAGCGTATTGCAATACGCTCAGCAATTCGGCAGTCTGCATCGACTGAAGATAGAAAACATGCGTGAGCAGCATGCGAACATTCTAAAAGCGGAAGAAAGCAAAGGACAGGCGAAGCCAGAAACAGCTGCTCAAGCTGCTACAGAGCTGCTTCCATACGGATTGATCGCGGTAGCTGCTGGTGGGGGAATCGCAACGATTCTGCGCAGCATGGGTGTGCATGTGGTGGTAGAGGGCGGCCAAACGATGAATCCGAGCACAGAGGACTTCATGAAGGCCATCGAAGGACTGAATGCCCAGCACATCATTATCCTGCCAAACAACAGCAATATCATCATGGCAGCCCAGCAGGCATCCGAGCTCGCTGAAGTTCCTGTATCTGTCGTACCGACGAAGAGCATTCCGCAGGGATTGGCAGCACTGGTCAGCTTCCGTGCAGATGTTGAACCGGAAACGAACGCGCAAGCAATGACCAAGGCGATTGCCCAGGTGAAAACAGGTATGGTGACGCACGCGGTTCGCGACACGCAAATGGGTGAGGTAGAAATCAAAGAAGGCGATTTTATCGGCATGGCTGAGAAAGAAATCGTCACAGCAGGTCCCGACTTGCTAGCTTGCGCAACGACGTTGCTCTTGGGAATGGTGGATGAAGACTCCGAAATCGTGACGATATTCTTAGGAGAAGATGCGACAGAAGATCAGGCTCATGCTTTAGAAAAAGCTTTGTCTGATGCATACCCGGATGTGGAAGTTGAGATCCAGGCAGGCGGTCAACCGTTGTATCCATTCATTTTTTCTGTCGAGTAAAAGCCAACTTTTTGAATACGAACGAATAGGGAGAGGAGCGATCGAGAATGCCAATTGTGATTCTTACCGACAGCGCGTCTGATATCGATGCGTCTGTGAGGCAGTCATTGGGGATCGTGGCCGTCCCGTTGAAAATCATGTTTGGGGCGGAAACGTATGTGGACGCGGTCACTATCTCGTCTTCGGAGTTTTTCGATAAGCTGAAGCAATCGAGCGTGATGCCAACGACCTCACAGCCGTCTCCGCTTGAATTTGCTGAAGCGTACAAAGAGATCCATGAGAAATATGGCAAGGACGTGCAAATCATTGCCATACTCTTATCGGGTTCCTTATCGGGTACGTATCAATCAGCGATGATCGCCAAGTCGATGTTGGATGAAAATATCGACATTACGGTGATCGATTCGCGCAAAGCTTCGTTTGTTCATGGAATGATCTGCGTGGAGGCTGCCAAAGCCGCACAAGCAGGCAAGAACAAGGAGCAGATTCTGGATCAGATTGATCGTTATTTGGATGAGGTGCAGGTATACTTTATTGTAGATACACTGGAGTTCCTGCAAAAAGGCGGTCGGATCGGAAAAGCATCTGCCGTTATCGGTTCGCTCTTGAATATCAAGCCGATTTTGACACTGGATACCGCTGGGTACGTGTCTGCTTTTGACAAGGTAAGAGGGACGAAGAAAGCTCTGAATCGCGTATTTGAAGCTTTGCAGGAATACGCGCAAGGGGAGCCTGTGAAAATCGCTGTGCTGCACAGCAGTGTTCCAGATCAAGCGGCTGAGCTATTGGAGCGACTCAAGCAAGAGTTTTCGGTAACGGACTCTTGGTTGGAACAGATTGGTCCCGTGATCGGTACGCATACAGGTCCAGGGCTTCTTGGGATCGTCGTGGTAAAAGATAAGTAAGGCATATATGGTATGGAGAGGAGCTTCCCTGAGGCAGGGGGCTTCTTTTTTATACGGAGATTCTAAT
This genomic stretch from Brevibacillus sp. DP1.3A harbors:
- a CDS encoding amino acid ABC transporter ATP-binding protein is translated as MIKIDNITKSFGQLNVLKGITTNIGKGEVVAIIGPSGSGKSTLLRCINLMETPTTGTITINGQEITAPKADVMGIRQQIGMVFQHFHLFPHMTVLKNLTYAPMKVKGMSAAEAEQKARELLARVGLADKADVFPSRLSGGQKQRVAIARSLVMEPQIMLFDEPTSALDPEMVKEVLEVMKGLADSGMTMAIVTHEMRFAEEVSDRILFLDDGRLLEDTPPEEFFQKPRSERAQQFLEKVR
- a CDS encoding Asp23/Gls24 family envelope stress response protein is translated as MTVEMNTSLGKIDVTEDVIARIAGGAAMEVFGLVGMASRKALKDGIAELLGRDNLSKGVVVHNTNGEVVLDMHIIVSYGVKISEVAGNVQRRVRYTLEQTVGIDVTAVNIFVQGVRTDRDM
- the spoVM gene encoding stage V sporulation protein SpoVM, which gives rise to MRFYTIKLPKFLGGMIRGIIEAFNKKK
- a CDS encoding DAK2 domain-containing protein; the encoded protein is MVHTRLDGVLFSRMVYLGANLLSDNVRVVDGLNVFPVPDGDTGTNMNLTFSSGVEELTRKESPRITESAAALAKGLLMGARGNSGVILSQLFRGFSKSVNGKDEVNARQFADALKAGVDSAYQAVMKPVEGTILTVAREAAEMAVRAARTSDDIISVMEKTYEQAQATLLRTPEMLPVLKEVGVVDSGGQGLLFIYEGFLRALRGEELSADRERSVPKIGQEELDKLISEQHNAQIHMKTEDITYGYCTEFMVHVAHSTEPNKKTFSEALFRNHLDTMGDSLLVVSDEEVVKVHIHAEHPGSVLQYAQQFGSLHRLKIENMREQHANILKAEESKGQAKPETAAQAATELLPYGLIAVAAGGGIATILRSMGVHVVVEGGQTMNPSTEDFMKAIEGLNAQHIIILPNNSNIIMAAQQASELAEVPVSVVPTKSIPQGLAALVSFRADVEPETNAQAMTKAIAQVKTGMVTHAVRDTQMGEVEIKEGDFIGMAEKEIVTAGPDLLACATTLLLGMVDEDSEIVTIFLGEDATEDQAHALEKALSDAYPDVEVEIQAGGQPLYPFIFSVE
- a CDS encoding amino acid ABC transporter permease, whose translation is MNLDFAQIVPYIPFILEGIKGTLLVTLISVVLGFFWGSILALIKISNVKLLNWIAVAYTSVFRGTPLILQLTFVYFATPQLTGYNISQLEAAVLTFTLNSGAYISETIRGGILAVDKGQWEAAKALGVPYHRMMLDIILPQAVKNILPALVNETIALLKESALVSTIGLADIMQNANVVKGTIFRYFEPYMIAGTLYYVMVMILTWVARVLERRMRLSD
- the thiT gene encoding energy-coupled thiamine transporter ThiT; the encoded protein is MDRQRLVILLEMAMMAALAIVFSQIKVFDMPQGGSVSLVMVPIALIAVRRGLAAGVITGLVVGFLQLLLGSTVVHPVQLLLDYPLAFGALGLAGLVRLSGYEGTKQRIMVLWSSLFIGVIGRFVCHFLSGMIWFGSYAPEGVPVWQYSLIYNITYLLPEMIIAGVVMTVVLSSASQLLFPARDRVA
- a CDS encoding DegV family protein, with the translated sequence MPIVILTDSASDIDASVRQSLGIVAVPLKIMFGAETYVDAVTISSSEFFDKLKQSSVMPTTSQPSPLEFAEAYKEIHEKYGKDVQIIAILLSGSLSGTYQSAMIAKSMLDENIDITVIDSRKASFVHGMICVEAAKAAQAGKNKEQILDQIDRYLDEVQVYFIVDTLEFLQKGGRIGKASAVIGSLLNIKPILTLDTAGYVSAFDKVRGTKKALNRVFEALQEYAQGEPVKIAVLHSSVPDQAAELLERLKQEFSVTDSWLEQIGPVIGTHTGPGLLGIVVVKDK
- the rpmB gene encoding 50S ribosomal protein L28; the encoded protein is MARRCFVTGKSAKAGNARSHSMRATRRTWGVNVQKVRILVNGKPKRVYVSTRALKSGLVTRV
- a CDS encoding transporter substrate-binding domain-containing protein translates to MKKTKSFITLALTSMLAAVVIAGCGTGNQTATGQAPAPSAGDKKTLVMATSADYKPYEYHDLSSGKDEIVGFDIDIAKYIAKELGYELQINDMNFDGLIPALQTKRADFVMAGMTATPEREKNADFSTIYYDAKNTIVAKKDSNLTKPEQLAGKKVAVQLGSIQEGAAKEIAKTVSGLQITSLNKLPEIVEEVKAGRVDAAIIEDTVAKGFVENNDTLQFTTLEENEQNGSAVAFPQGSPHVEKFNEVIKKMQENGEMDKLIKKWFGQ